From the Colius striatus isolate bColStr4 chromosome 6, bColStr4.1.hap1, whole genome shotgun sequence genome, the window AGGCACACATGAGTTGTAGCCAGAGGAGTTTGTAGAGCCAGACAATGTGTTCTGCTTCACCTCTCATTTCTGAGACCCACCTGTGTGCAAAAGGCTCACTCTGCGACGCTTCCCGCAGGGAAATGGGGGGTGGGTATTTTTTCACTTGAGTTTTCCTTCAGTGTCTAAAAGGCAGCAGTTTGTGGCTGGTTTTCTCTGGTTTAATATacaaaataagcatttttcCAACATCTTTTCaaattatgaggaaaaaaaccattccCAGACCTCGTTCCTTTTGCAGCCACTTCTCAATCATTTTAAGTCCtaaattcaaaaggaaaaccatTCCCTACTCCATTAGCCTTAGCAGCCCTTCCACTAATTTCCTCTTAATTAGACCAGGTGCACTTGAACCTTTTCCTTCCATCCTACTGTGTGTTTTCTTCGTGAATAACAGAGGCTTGACAAGACTTAGGACATATGGTGAATGCTGTAGTGACAGGTAGAGCAGTAACAGGCAGGGGGTGACAGCTGGGTCACAGCCAGACTGAAGCAGGGTGCAGCTGAACAGTAGCTGATTTTCTGTGTTGATGAATGACTGATAATCAaggctttgttttccttgcagTGGACGAAAGGAAAGAAGTCTTGATGTGCTCCTGAGAATTGTATTCAGTGCTCCTCAGCCTGCATGGAAATTCCTAGAAGAACCTAAAGGAAGGACATCTTGTCCTGTTCCACAGGTTAACATGTCCTTTAAGAGTCAGGGATATGTACAATCTAGCTGCCTGCTGTGTGAGTATGTCTGGAAGGATTGGAGACTTCAGACCACTGGGTACAAAGCTCACAGTCTTGGTGATGTTTCTCAATAATGGTAAGTCCTAAACATATTCTGAAGTGATGTTGCTGAGGCTGGTTTTGGTGGGGAAGATCCACGTTCCCTAGTGCCCAAAGCTGGGTGTTCCACGTGGGCAAAGTCATTTCTTCTGAGGGCTGGTGACTCTCCGGAGCCCTTTCAATCGACTGAGCAATTCCGTAATGAAGTCCTGCAATGAGAATGGGTTGAAGAAGGGTGTCATCTTAATTGCAGTGCTCCCCAGCCCAAAGAATACTATGGCTCTTGCATTATTCCCACATTCACGTTGAGCAGAAACCAGAATTTTGACTGTATTATGCAAACCTATATTTTAACTTCGTAAAGGAGACCTTGTGGTGGTTGAGAAGGGTCTGAaagcccttccctccccctgtCTCCTTCCAGAGCAGCCATGTTTACTTTCTCCCCAGGGGCTAGCCTGCTCCTCTTCATCCCAGATACCTGCTTTGTCCACCTTAAGATGACCTCAGGATGCTGTTGACTTCTGTTAGGTTCCACTGCTTCCTGTTGCCACCATAACCTCCTGCCCATTTCTGCTGCCTTCTCAATCTAGGGCAAAGCAAGCTGTTCCTCCTGCTGAACCTGTAAAGCTCTGTGTTGTGTATTGCAAACCATCTCAGAGCTTGGGCCAATTCTACAAGGAAGTGGCTGGCGGAGAGGAGGTGGagcaaaacacatgaaggactAATGATAACCTGGAGCAGGGCTTGAGGACAGGCAGAGCAGATAGATGAGAAGTTAATGGAGATAAACCCCGACTATTTTGCTGACCCAGTCCAGCACTATGAACTAAACTGGATCATCTGGTTATTCCAAGCAGAAGTCTGTGTGACTAGTGCAAACTTTACCATCTGCATGACAAGTAACCTCACCATAAAGGAGTGTGCAGCCTTTCTTTGCCCCAAGAGGTACagctacatgcccttgtaattAGGCAAAGTCACTGAAGTATTGCAGCTTGTTACCATTTGTGCAGTGTGGAAGCCCAGCTTCCTCTCTTGGGTGTTGAGAGGTTGCCTGCCACAGCATGCTCTGGAAGCAAATGCCTAGGATCACACATACCTTTTCAGTCAGTCCCTTCAGAGGAAACCAGTTTGtttcctctgctctctgcaaaAAGGCTGCTGTTATCTTTCAAGGGGAGGATTCAAGATAACCAGAGTGAAAGTACGTATTTTTGCCAGTGAAGCAGCAGTATCTGTAGTTAGCAAGTACCATGCTGTCTGCAGGATGCTTTCATGGCTCATGAATCAGTAGAACAAACTCTTCAGTTATCTCTCAGGGAACCTGGGGTTCTTGCCCAAGATCTGAAATTCAGACACTCTGAGAACTAATTTCCCTGTTACTAGCGTTGTCTGCTGAAGGCCTGCTAGGAGACTTTCTGTAATGATTGCTACTGCTGAGTTCCATTTCAATGGCAGTTGTGCATCCACCTGGTTTTCAGCTGCACAGACTCTCTCAGATGTGGACACTGCTGTCCAAGCACCATGTTCACATGCAGTGCACGTGACTGAAGCAGTGATGGGGGGGCCTTATTTTGCACAGGTATGCAGTGCAGTGAAGGCAGTTGCTGTGTGGTGCACAGTGCCCTATGCTGCAAGGGGTTTGACTCCAGTCCTTTGGCCATTGTGACAGCATGTGGGATTTAACTCTCTTAAACCCAGTACTTGTAAAGTTCACATAAGTGTAAAAACTAACCTACATGGCTACTGCTCAACAGTTCTCTGCCCAATCCAAGGGCCGTCCTACACTCTCAGCACTCGTAACACTAGAGTGGCTTAAGCTAAGAATGCATTTAGTTAACAGTGTGCCCAGTGGTTATGTGAGCTGGGTCACCATCTATGGCCTTTCTACTGAGAACCCAGTAGCAACTCAGCCTGGTCAGCTTAGGATGTCCAAAACATGGAATGAACTTTGGTTGGTTGTAAAGTGTGATTCCTTCTTTGCTCCACTGCTCTGCCTTCAGCTCACCCATGCAGATTTACAGGTATTTTCTTAACACAACAGAATAAAGTGGCAAACACCTCCCACTGGGAATTAAACAAGTCTGAGGTGTCACATTTGGCACAGCAATCTCAGCTGTTCaaccaggcagcagcaaagacaCTCTCTTCCAGCACAGAATAACATAGATGGATGTTGATGGTGCTTCAACTCACCTCTGTTGGGCTGGAGCACTCATGGAGGATTTCCTAAAAATCAAGAAGGAGTCATTTTAGTATTTTATGAGCTGACCTAATTGTCCCCTCCCTACAAAATGGGTATAAAGTCTTACTACAGTTGAGAGGCTAAGATAGAGGGGAGCATCAGGAATCAtcatgaggtgctgagggacatggtttaattTAGctatgggcttggcagtgtgaggtgagtggttggacttgatcttaaaggtctttgcCAGCTgtaattattctatgattctatgatcacgcAACACTGTATACAAGTATTCTGTACCCCCACACACCACTACTGCTCTTTATGAAGGAAATCCCTAACTTAAAGTCACCAAATCCCTCCATTTGACCTGTAGTTTTAATTTCTGCTCTTCGTTAGGGACCTCCAGGAGATCTTCAAGATCAATCTGTGgttctggagctgctgcttctgtttcttctcttagctaagaggagaaaaagaaaaaaacaaccacccaCAGTTAGTAAACTTTCAAACTTCTAAGAACTCTAGAAGCCatctttcaaaagcagaaaccCTTAATCTTAGAGAGGCTCGATTAATATAAGAAGATTTTAGGCTAAATACATTCACATAGTTGGTATTTATGCTAAGGCTTTTTGCAGTGATGGAGAGGAAACCAATTACTCTTTTGAAAGGCTCAGCAACGTTTTGCTTTCTCTAACAGACACAAGAGGCATGTAATAGTCTCCTTTAATGGAAGAGAGGCCCTGAGCTTTGGTGAGTGGAGCAATAAATAATCTTGTAGTGCATAGGGGTCAGAGTTGGAAACATGGGTAAACTCGATCACAGACGTATTTTAGCTCCACATGTCTCTAAAAGACTGTTAAGGAAAGCAGGCTGTGGCTTTCAAGGTGTTTGCAAAAAGAATCTTTGCCACCACTGGTGATATTTTAACACAATAATCAGTGGGCTAAGGCTACTGAGTAAACAACACCCATGCCTGACTGCTGGGCAGCATTTATGGATGTGCAGGTCAAATATTAAAcaacaaaggcaatacttacaggaaaaaaagaaactgagcaGTCTCTGATACTAAGCcagagaggaagcagaaacCCTTTGTTCAGTTTTGTCACACAGCTGACTTGACAGTAAGTAATAAAACACAGTTAAATACATTGTGCTGTGACCCACATGCTCAAAAGTAATAGTTTTCAGGTGCCTGTTCAGAGAGAAAGTATAGACCCAGCCTGACTTGGTCTCTGGCTGACAAGACAAATAGGCCAGGAGAGTGGAGAGACAGAGTTGGAACTCCTTACAGCTTTCTGGTCCTAGAAAGGGTGGTGATCTGGCTTCCACCTGCAGAGAATCATCTCAGAAACCAAAATTGCCTCCtgagtttttgttttattgcaaAAAGCCTCATAACAGTAAATAGCACAGCACTCAGACCATCTGTATCAGGAGGTGGTGTCTGAACTAAGCTTGCTGGCATTTGAACCTGCAGTGCTGTTTATTCTGACTCTGTCACACAGGTttctggaagagactgaggatCACTGCAGTGCAAAAGGCAGGTagagcaaagggaaaagctGACAAAGAGACAAGGTAGTGGAAATGGATGGCTCCAAGGAA encodes:
- the PPP1R14D gene encoding protein phosphatase 1 regulatory subunit 14D yields the protein MASNPSTLPRVTFQTPEKPGEESSHKKLGKLTIKYNRKDLQRWLDLEEWINTQLQELYQCRLREETEAAAPEPQIDLEDLLEVPNEEQKLKLQEILHECSSPTEDFITELLSRLKGLRRVTSPQKK